From one Trifolium pratense cultivar HEN17-A07 linkage group LG1, ARS_RC_1.1, whole genome shotgun sequence genomic stretch:
- the LOC123881935 gene encoding uncharacterized protein LOC123881935 isoform X3 has translation MLSSASIYAFQCMFYKQHDERDSTVQVGRSAGQRETDGKVNTQSKESNQRVETNQSRDQRDEKSLKKLDGNFQRRESFSERKDDPTPVRKRPAFREKKITVDSGEANPAATVAVKSSHTDYPPRNERKEERSSNPNHLDRPEKKIAEDRAPNNREARRDGFSSRVRYGGNGGNSNYRGRDKFNGRQDYHPVKTQTEKWKHDLYQEVNKGPTAKNEDDQIAKLEALLAS, from the exons ATGCTTTCAAGTGCTTCGATATATGCTTTCCAATGCATGTTTTATAAACAGCATGATGAACGGGACAGTACTGTGCAGGTTGGTCGAAGCGCTGGTCAAAGAGAAACTGATG GCAAAGTCAATACTCAAAGTAAAGAGAGTAATCAGAGGGTGGAGACAAATCAAAGTAGAGATCAAAGAGATGAGAAATCACTGAAAAAACTAGATGGTAATTTTCAGAGAAGAGAGAGTTTTTCAGAAAGGAAAGACGATCCAACACCTGTGAGGAAAAGGCCAGCATTTAGGGAGAAGAAGATTACAGTGGATTCAGGAGAGGCTAACCCGGCTGCGACAGTGGCAGTAAAGTCAAGCCATACTGACTATCCTCCAAGGAATGAAAGGAAGGAGGAAAGAAGTAGCAACCCTAACCATCTGGATAGACCTGAGAAGAAAATTGCAGAGGACAGGGCACCCAACAACAGAGAAGCTAGGAGGGATGGCTTTTCATCAAGAGTAAGGTATGGGGGAAATGGAGGCAATAGTAACTACAGAGGAAGAGATAAATTTAATGGAAGACAAGATTATCATCCGGTTAAGACTCAAACAGAGAAGTGGAAACATGATTTGTATCAAGAGGTTAACAAGGGTCCTACTGCAAAGAATGAGGATGATCAGATTGCAAAGCTGGAAGCACTCTTGGCTTCATAA
- the LOC123881893 gene encoding vacuolar-sorting receptor 1-like: MKIPSSSSLGLFLGFLLLSLTPSSMAKFVVEKNSLRVTSPDSIKGTYDSAIGNFGIPQYGGSMAGNVVFPKENQKGCKEFDDSGISFKSKPGALPTIVLLDRGNCFFALKVWNAQKAGASAVLVADDIEEKLITMDTPEEDGSSAKYIENITIPSALIEKSFGAKLKSAISSGEMVNVNLDWREAVPHPDDRVEYELWTNSNDECGVKCDMLMEFVKDFKGAAQILEKGGYTQFTPHYITWYCPQAFTLSKQCKSQCINHGRYCAPDPEQDFSTGYDGKDVVIENLRQLCVFKVANETKKPWVWWDYVTDFQIRCPMKEKKYNKKCADAVIESLGLDIKKIERCMGDPDADSENSVLKEEQDAQVGKGSRGDVTILPTLVVNSRQYRGKLEKGAVMKAICSGFEETTEPAVCLSSDVETNECLSNNGGCWLDKGANITACKDTFRGRVCECPLVDGVQFKGDGYTTCEASGPGRCKINNGGCWHEARNGHAFSACSDNGGVKCECPAGFKGDGVKNCEDIDECKDKKACQCPECSCKNTWGSYNCTCSGDLLYIRDHDTCISKSAASQEGKSAWAAFWVIIIGLVLAASGGYLVYKYRIRSYMDSEIRAIMAQYMPLDSQGEVVNHVNDERA; the protein is encoded by the exons ATGAAGATTCCAAGTTCTTCTTCTCTGGGTTTATTTCTAGGGTTTCTATTACTATCGTTGACGCCATCGTCAATGGCTAAATTCGTGGTGGAGAAGAATAGCTTGAGGGTTACTTCGCCGGATAGTATCAAAGGAACATACGATAGTGCGATTGGCAACTTTGGAATACCTCAATACGGTGGTAGCATGGCTGGTAACGTTGTGTTTCCTAAGGAAAATCAGAAGGGTTGTAAAGAGTTTGATGATTCTGGAATTTCCTTCAAATCTAAGCCTGGTGCTCTTCCCACAATCGTTTTGCTCGATCGTGGAA ATTGCTTCTTTGCTTTGAAGGTGTGGAATGCCCAGAAGGCTGGCGCTTCTGCTGTTCTTGTTGCGGATGATATTGAGGAAAAATTAATAACCATGGACACACCTGAAGAGGATGGATCATCTGCTAAATATATAGAGAACATAACAATACCATCGGCTCTCATTGAAAAGAGTTTTGGTGCAAAGTTAAAGAGTGCCATAAGTAGTGGGGAGATGGTCAATGTAAATCTTGATTGGAGAGAGGCCGTCCCCCACCCAGATGATCGTGTGGAGTATGAGCTGTGGACCAACAGCAATGATGAATGTGGAGTTAAATGCGATATGTTGATGGAATTTGTGAAGGATTTTAAGGGTGCTGCACAAATATTGGAGAAAGGTGGTTATACTCAGTTTACACCTCACTATATAACTTGGTACTGTCCTCAGGCATTCACGTTAAGCAAGCAGTGCAAGTCTCAGTGCATTAACCATGGAAGATATTGTGCTCCAGATCCTGAGCAAGATTTCAGCACTGGTTATGATGGGAAAGACGTGGTTATTGAAAACTTGAGGCAGTTGTGTGTTTTCAAGGTTGCAAATGAAACGAAAAAGCCTTGGGTGTGGTGGGACTATGTCACTGATTTTCAAATCAGGTGCCCTATGAAGGAGAAAAAATACAACAAGAAATGTGCAGATGCTGTTATTGAATCACTTG GTCTTGATATTAAAAAGATTGAAAGGTGCATGGGAGATCCAGATGCCGATTCCGAAAATTCTGTTTTGAAAGAAGAGCAAGATGCCCAA GTTGGGAAGGGATCACGAGGTGATGTTACCATATTGCCTACTCTAGTTGTCAACAGTCGACAGTATCGAG GAAAATTGGAGAAAGGTGCTGTTATGAAAGCCATTTGTTCTGGTTTTGAAGAAACTACTGAGCCAGCTGTTTGTTTGAGCAGCG ATGTGGAGACAAATGAGTGCTTGTCGAACAATGGTGGTTGTTGGTTGGATAAAGGAGCTAACATAACTGCATGCAAG GATACTTTCCGTGGACGAGTATGTGAATGCCCCTTAGTAGATGGTGTGCAGTTCAAAGGAGATGGTTATACGACATGCGAAG CTAGTGGACCAGGACGGTGCAAGATAAACAATGGAGGTTGTTGGCATGAAGCCCGCAATGGACATGCATTTTCTGCTTGTTCG GATAACGGAGGGGTTAAATGCGAGTGTCCTGCAGGGTTTAAAGGTGACGGTGTTAAGAATTGTGAAG ACATTGATGAATGCAAAGACAAGAAAGCTTGTCAGTGCCCTGAATGTAGCTGCAAGAATACCTGGGGCAGCTATAACTGCACTTGTAGTGGGGATCTTCTCTATATCAGGGACCATGATACCTGCATAA GTAAAAGTGCCGCTAGTCAGGAAGGAAAGTCTGCTTGGGCTGCATTTTGGGTCATTATAATCGGCTTAGTTTTGGCTGCTTCAGGGGGATACCTTGTCTACAAATATAGAATAAGG TCATACATGGATTCTGAAATAAGGGCCATCATGGCACAGTATATGCCTTTGGATAGCCAAGGAGAAGTTGTAAATCATGTTAACGACGAAAGAGCATGA
- the LOC123881935 gene encoding uncharacterized protein LOC123881935 isoform X1, translating into MSHRDSDSKRRHSKFDREPSPKRYRRDGKQDREKERVINNDGGDNNHVDREHHSKREPPRSRSYYQHDERDSTVQVGRSAGQRETDGKVNTQSKESNQRVETNQSRDQRDEKSLKKLDGNFQRRESFSERKDDPTPVRKRPAFREKKITVDSGEANPAATVAVKSSHTDYPPRNERKEERSSNPNHLDRPEKKIAEDRAPNNREARRDGFSSRVRYGGNGGNSNYRGRDKFNGRQDYHPVKTQTEKWKHDLYQEVNKGPTAKNEDDQIAKLEALLAS; encoded by the exons ATGTCTCATCGAGACTCCGATTCCAAGCGTCGTCATTCTAAATTCGATCGTGAACCAAG CCCTAAGAGATATAGAAGAGATGGAAAACAAGATAGAGAAAAAGAGAGAGTGATCAATAATGATGGAGGAGACAATAATCATGTGGATCGGGAACATCATTCTAAGCGTGAACCACCAAGATCTCGTTCTTATTATCAG CATGATGAACGGGACAGTACTGTGCAGGTTGGTCGAAGCGCTGGTCAAAGAGAAACTGATG GCAAAGTCAATACTCAAAGTAAAGAGAGTAATCAGAGGGTGGAGACAAATCAAAGTAGAGATCAAAGAGATGAGAAATCACTGAAAAAACTAGATGGTAATTTTCAGAGAAGAGAGAGTTTTTCAGAAAGGAAAGACGATCCAACACCTGTGAGGAAAAGGCCAGCATTTAGGGAGAAGAAGATTACAGTGGATTCAGGAGAGGCTAACCCGGCTGCGACAGTGGCAGTAAAGTCAAGCCATACTGACTATCCTCCAAGGAATGAAAGGAAGGAGGAAAGAAGTAGCAACCCTAACCATCTGGATAGACCTGAGAAGAAAATTGCAGAGGACAGGGCACCCAACAACAGAGAAGCTAGGAGGGATGGCTTTTCATCAAGAGTAAGGTATGGGGGAAATGGAGGCAATAGTAACTACAGAGGAAGAGATAAATTTAATGGAAGACAAGATTATCATCCGGTTAAGACTCAAACAGAGAAGTGGAAACATGATTTGTATCAAGAGGTTAACAAGGGTCCTACTGCAAAGAATGAGGATGATCAGATTGCAAAGCTGGAAGCACTCTTGGCTTCATAA
- the LOC123881935 gene encoding uncharacterized protein LOC123881935 isoform X2, translating into MSHRDSDSKRRHSKFDREPSPKRYRRDGKQDREKERVINNDGGDNNHVDREHHSKREPPRSRSYYQVGRSAGQRETDGKVNTQSKESNQRVETNQSRDQRDEKSLKKLDGNFQRRESFSERKDDPTPVRKRPAFREKKITVDSGEANPAATVAVKSSHTDYPPRNERKEERSSNPNHLDRPEKKIAEDRAPNNREARRDGFSSRVRYGGNGGNSNYRGRDKFNGRQDYHPVKTQTEKWKHDLYQEVNKGPTAKNEDDQIAKLEALLAS; encoded by the exons ATGTCTCATCGAGACTCCGATTCCAAGCGTCGTCATTCTAAATTCGATCGTGAACCAAG CCCTAAGAGATATAGAAGAGATGGAAAACAAGATAGAGAAAAAGAGAGAGTGATCAATAATGATGGAGGAGACAATAATCATGTGGATCGGGAACATCATTCTAAGCGTGAACCACCAAGATCTCGTTCTTATTATCAG GTTGGTCGAAGCGCTGGTCAAAGAGAAACTGATG GCAAAGTCAATACTCAAAGTAAAGAGAGTAATCAGAGGGTGGAGACAAATCAAAGTAGAGATCAAAGAGATGAGAAATCACTGAAAAAACTAGATGGTAATTTTCAGAGAAGAGAGAGTTTTTCAGAAAGGAAAGACGATCCAACACCTGTGAGGAAAAGGCCAGCATTTAGGGAGAAGAAGATTACAGTGGATTCAGGAGAGGCTAACCCGGCTGCGACAGTGGCAGTAAAGTCAAGCCATACTGACTATCCTCCAAGGAATGAAAGGAAGGAGGAAAGAAGTAGCAACCCTAACCATCTGGATAGACCTGAGAAGAAAATTGCAGAGGACAGGGCACCCAACAACAGAGAAGCTAGGAGGGATGGCTTTTCATCAAGAGTAAGGTATGGGGGAAATGGAGGCAATAGTAACTACAGAGGAAGAGATAAATTTAATGGAAGACAAGATTATCATCCGGTTAAGACTCAAACAGAGAAGTGGAAACATGATTTGTATCAAGAGGTTAACAAGGGTCCTACTGCAAAGAATGAGGATGATCAGATTGCAAAGCTGGAAGCACTCTTGGCTTCATAA
- the LOC123881963 gene encoding probable beta-D-xylosidase 5: MKNQLLFLYIFFSFLILQITSQKHACDKGSPKTSNFPFCNTSLSYESRAKDLVSRLTLQEKSQQLVNPSTGISRLGVPAYEWWSEALHGVSNVGPGTRFDKRVPGATSFPAVILSAASFNESLWYKMGQVVSNEARAMYNVDLAGLTFWSPNVNVFRDPRWGRGQETPGEDPLVVSRYAVNYVRGLQEVDDEASVKGDRLKVSSCCKHYTAYDLDNWKGVDRFHFDAKVTKQDLEDTYQPPFKSCVLEGHVSSVMCSYNRVNGIPTCADPDLLQGVVRGQWGLDGYIVSDCDSVEVYYNAIHYTKTPEDAVALALKAGLNMNCGDFLRKYTVNAVNLKKVDVSIVDQALVYNYIVLMRLGLFDNPKSLPFANLGPSDVCTKENQQLALEAAKQGIVLLENNKGTLPLSKTKIKNLAVIGPNANATTVMISNYAGIPCRYSSPLQGLQKYISSVTYARGCSDVKCGNQNLFAAAVKAAASADAVVLVVGLDQSIEAEGLDRVNLTLPGFQEKLVKDVAAATKGTLILVIMAAGPIDISFTKSVRNIGGILWVGYPGQDGGNAIAQVIFGDYNPGGRSPFTWYPQSYVDQVPMTDMNMRANSSRNFPGRTYRFYNGKSLYEFGYGLSYSTFSTHIASAPSTIMIQNNITISKPLDIFLDDQAIDISTITSCLNLTFSLVIGVKNNGPFDGSHVVLVFWKPPSSEVVSGVPIKQLIGFERVHVKVRMTEFVTVKIDICKLLSNVDSDGKRKLDIGKHAILIGSSSEKQVRHHIDITNGKEFMSEKRAMEGLIPYLIHAIKKQKPHHHSFQRSVSHSENSNRSYHLLLESDSVTGSSHRRTRSDFQQPTTEFLEHRFGADGSLVSPRGLTTTAPATINATAAHATKPSSKNFNNIRNHA, encoded by the exons ATGAAAAATCAACTCTTGTTCTTAtacattttcttttcatttttaatacTTCAAATTACTAGTCAAAAACATGCATGTGACAAAGGCTCTCCTAAAACTAGCAACTTTCCATTTTGCAATACTTCCCTATCATATGAAAGTAGAGCCAAGGACTTAGTGTCACGCTTAACACTTCAAGAAAAATCACAACAATTAGTAAACCCTTCAACCGGCATTTCAAGGCTCGGTGTTCCTGCTTACGAATGGTGGTCAGAGGCACTTCATGGTGTCTCTAATGTAGGACCGGGTACACGTTTCGACAAGAGGGTACCCGGTGCTACTAGCTTTCCTGCAGTGATACTATCAGCTGCTAGTTTTAATGAATCATTATGGTACAAAATGGGGCAAGTTGTGTCAAATGAAGCTAGAGCTATGTACAATGTTGATTTGGCTGGTTTGACATTTTGGAGTCCTAATGTGAATGTTTTTCGTGATCCGAGGTGGGGGCGTGGTCAGGAAACTCCAGGGGAAGATCCTTTAGTTGTGTCTAGATATGCTGTGAATTATGTTCGTGGATTACAAGAAGTTGACGATGAAGCTAGTGTTAAAGGTGATAGGCTTAAGGTTTCAAGCTGTTGTAAGCATTATACTGCTTATGATCTTGATAATTGGAAAGGCGTTGATCGGTTCCATTTTGATGCAAAG GTGACAAAGCAAGACTTGGAGGATACTTATCAGCCTCCATTTAAAAGCTGTGTGTTGGAGGGACATGTTAGTAGTGTCATGTGTTCATATAATAGGGTGAATGGAATTCCTACATGTGCTGATCCAGACCTTCTCCAAGGAGTAGTCAGAGGCCAATGGGGTCTAGATGG ATATATTGTTTCAGACTGTGATTCAGTAGAAGTTTATTACAACGCAATTCATTACACAAAAACTCCTGAAGATGCAGTGGCTCTTGCACTAAAAGCAG GTTTAAACATGAACTGTGGTGACTTTCTAAGAAAATACACTGTGAATGCTGTAAACTTGAAGAAAGTAGATGTATCTATTGTAGACCAAGCTTTGGTGTACAATTACATAGTCCTAATGAGACTTGGCTTATTTGATAACCCAAAATCACTTCCATTTGCAAACCTTGGACCATCTGATGTATGCACTAAAGAAAATCAGCAATTGGCTCTAGAAGCTGCAAAGCAAGGAATAGTTTTGCTTGAAAACAACAAAGGAACTCTTCCTTTATCTAAGACTAAGATAAAAAACTTGGCTGTGATTGGACCAAATGCAAATGCCACAACAGTTATGATTAGCAATTATGCTGGCATACCATGCCGCTACTCAAGCCCTTTACAAGGATTACAGAAGTACATTTCTTCGGTAACTTATGCGCGCGGTTGCAGTGATGTTAAATGCGGTAACCAGAACCTTTTTGCAGCTGCAGTTAAGGCTGCAGCCTCTGCTGATGCAGTGGTTTTAGTTGTTGGATTAGACCAATCTATAGAAGCAGAAGGGTTGGATAGAGTTAACTTGACATTGCCTGGATTTCAAGAAAAGCTTGTGAAAGATGTGGCTGCTGCTACCAAAGGAACATTGATTTTAGTCATAATGGCTGCTGGTCCAATTGACATTTCTTTCACTAAAAGTGTCAGGAACATAGGAGGGATATTGTGGGTAGGTTATCCTGGTCAAGATGGTGGAAATGCCATAGCACAAGTAATATTTGGAGACTATAACCCAG GTGGTAGGTCTCCATTTACATGGTATCCACAATCTTATGTTGATCAAGTTCCAATGACAGACATGAACATGAGAGCCAACAGCAGTAGAAACTTCCCCGGAAGAACATACAGGTTTTACAATGGGAAATCCCTCTATGAATTTGGTTATGGATTAAGCTACTCTACATTCTCAACCCATATAGCATCTGCTCCTTCCACCATAATGATCCAGAACAACATAACAATTTCTAAACCACTTGATATCTTCCTTGATGATCAAGCAATTGATATTTCCACTATAACTAGTTGCTTAAATTTGACATTTTCTCTTGTGATTGGTGTGAAGAACAATGGACCTTTTGATGGATCTCATGTGGTGTTAGTTTTTTGGAAGCCACCAAGTTCAGAGGTGGTGAGTGGTGTTCCAATCAAACAATTGATAGGATTTGAAAGAGTACATGTTAAGGTTAGGATGACAGAATTTGTGACAgtgaaaattgatatatgcaAATTACTAAGTAATGTGGATAGTGATGGTAAAAGAAAATTGGATATTGGAAAGCACGCTATTTTGATTGGATCTTCTAGTGAAAAACAAGTTAGACACCACATTGATATTACAAATGGAAAAGAATTTATGTCTGA aaagagagcaATGGAAGGTTTGATTCCATATCTTATCCATGCAATCAAGAAGCAGAAACCTCATCACCACAGCTTCCAAAGGAGTGTCTCCCATTCTGAAAACTCAAACCGTAGCTACCACTTGCTATTGGAATCTGACTCCGTCACAGGATCCTCTCACAGAAGAACCAGGTCAGATTTTCAGCAACCCACAACTGAGTTCTTAGAACACAGATTTGGTGCTGATGGAAGTTTGGTTAGCCCCAGAGGCCTTACTACCACAGCTCCTGCCACTATCAATGCTACTGCTGCTCATGCTACCAAACCATCATCAAAGAATTTCAACAACATTCGCAATCACGCATGA